A single Nocardioides bizhenqiangii DNA region contains:
- a CDS encoding SRPBCC family protein, which produces MSSIVEHSVEIAAPVEEVFAYVDDYTLTKDWMYGLHEIEPVSDQTHGVGATYDGVMKLGVSLKSRIQCTGWERDRLIEISSIKGIKNTQRWTFTDLGDGRTRVDAWISYTLPGGPAGRAIASAVKPIIGVAVKSTSESLVRNVEAR; this is translated from the coding sequence TTGTCGAGCATCGTGGAGCACAGCGTCGAGATCGCGGCGCCGGTGGAAGAGGTCTTCGCCTATGTCGACGACTACACCTTGACCAAGGACTGGATGTACGGGCTTCACGAGATCGAGCCGGTGAGCGACCAGACCCACGGCGTCGGGGCGACGTACGACGGCGTCATGAAGCTCGGTGTCTCTCTCAAGTCGCGGATCCAGTGCACGGGCTGGGAGCGTGACCGGCTGATCGAGATCTCCTCGATCAAGGGCATCAAGAACACCCAGCGCTGGACCTTCACCGACCTCGGCGACGGTCGCACCCGCGTCGATGCCTGGATCAGCTACACGCTGCCGGGCGGCCCGGCCGGTCGGGCGATCGCGTCAGCGGTGAAGCCGATCATCGGCGTGGCGGTGAAGAGCACCAGCGAGTCGCTGGTCCGCAACGTCGAGGCCCGCTGA
- a CDS encoding acyl-CoA dehydrogenase family protein, which produces MGTSVERLLPTDDARALLELTREIATKELAPQVQAAEEAGEFPASAYRLLGRSGLMSLPFDEEYGGGGQPYEVYLQVIEEIGRAWPSVGVGTSVHSLTATVVAANGSDALKQEWLPKMLSGDWLGAYCLSEPQAGSDVSAIRTAAVRDGDEYVVTGTKQWISNGSCADYYILFARTAPDPKRGLSAFLVTDGTPGMSFGAPEKKMGLACDVTTQVLFDRARIPVAQLVGEENRGMQVALSALDAGRLGIAAVATGIAQAALEHAVEYSKERFQFGSPISDNQGLQFMLANMAAEVERSRASYLHAARLKDAGRPFSRQASVAKVTATDAAMSVTTDAIQVFGGNGYTREYPVERLFRDAKVTQIFEGTNQIQRMVIARDLLR; this is translated from the coding sequence GTGGGAACGAGTGTGGAGCGGCTGCTGCCGACGGACGATGCCCGAGCGCTGCTGGAGCTGACCCGCGAGATCGCCACCAAGGAGCTGGCGCCGCAGGTCCAGGCGGCGGAGGAGGCGGGTGAGTTCCCCGCGTCGGCGTACCGGCTGCTGGGCCGGTCCGGCCTGATGAGCCTCCCGTTCGACGAGGAGTACGGCGGCGGCGGTCAGCCCTACGAGGTCTACCTCCAGGTCATCGAGGAGATCGGCCGGGCCTGGCCGAGCGTCGGCGTCGGCACCAGCGTCCACAGCCTCACCGCCACCGTCGTCGCGGCCAACGGGTCGGACGCGCTCAAGCAGGAGTGGCTGCCCAAGATGCTGAGCGGTGACTGGCTGGGCGCCTACTGCTTGTCGGAGCCGCAGGCCGGCTCCGACGTCAGCGCGATCCGGACGGCGGCCGTGCGTGACGGCGACGAGTACGTCGTGACCGGCACCAAGCAGTGGATCTCCAACGGCTCCTGCGCCGACTACTACATCCTCTTCGCGCGCACCGCGCCGGACCCGAAGCGCGGCCTGTCTGCGTTCCTGGTGACGGACGGCACGCCCGGCATGAGCTTCGGCGCGCCCGAGAAGAAGATGGGGCTCGCGTGCGACGTCACCACCCAGGTGCTGTTCGACCGCGCCCGGATCCCCGTCGCGCAGCTGGTCGGCGAGGAGAACCGCGGCATGCAGGTCGCCCTCTCCGCGCTGGACGCCGGTCGGCTCGGGATCGCCGCGGTGGCGACCGGCATCGCGCAGGCCGCGCTCGAGCACGCCGTCGAGTACTCCAAGGAGCGCTTCCAGTTCGGCAGCCCGATCAGCGACAACCAGGGCCTGCAGTTCATGCTCGCGAACATGGCCGCCGAGGTCGAGCGGTCGCGAGCGTCGTACCTCCACGCCGCGCGGCTCAAGGACGCCGGTCGCCCGTTCTCCCGGCAGGCCTCGGTCGCGAAGGTGACCGCCACCGACGCCGCGATGAGCGTGACCACCGACGCGATCCAGGTGTTCGGCGGCAACGGCTACACACGGGAGTACCCGGTCGAACGCCTCTTCCGAGACGCCAAGGTCACCCAGATCTTCGAGGGCACCAACCAGATCCAGCGGATGGTCATCGCGCGCGACCTGCTGCGCTGA
- a CDS encoding CapA family protein, whose translation MRRSTAAAVGLLLAALLVTACDTPDDAPGDRGTADRDRDRDRDRDTNGAGGEEIFLTFAGDIHFEAHLGRLLRRPREGLGPISHTLSAADITMVNLESSITTRGTPDPKQLEDTDDRYWFRTRSAALDLLDRAGVDVVGLANNHAADYGAVGFADTLRAVTESPVPVVGVGKDREAAFTPHQVTVRGTDVAVFAADASAREGTSSRWAAGRTTPGIASARDTRTGALLDAVRAAADRDELVVVYVHWGTEYDPCPNAGQRTLARDLADAGADVVVGSHPHVLQGAGWLGDTYVAYGLGNFVWYHNSQAETGALRLRVADGRVIADTWLPARIREDGLPRRVVGDAAADARQQWGTLRACTGLSARPAESAGVDAPSGSASAYAFSVRRIGPVLRAEMASSHGPGCPVPWRDLRRVRLTYVGFDGRDHRGAVVVHERYVTDVATVFRRLYDARWPIRQMRPVSDFGGDDDRSMAADNTSAFNCRTVAGQEHWSAHAYGAAVDINPVENPYVVEGSVQPPSGRRFAALDRSPGSPALPGVIVADDVVVEAFREIGWEWGGRWAAPDYQHFYAP comes from the coding sequence ATGCGCCGGAGTACAGCAGCCGCGGTGGGGCTGCTGCTCGCCGCGCTCCTGGTCACGGCCTGCGACACCCCGGACGACGCCCCTGGTGACCGTGGGACGGCCGACCGCGACCGCGACCGCGACCGCGACCGCGACACCAACGGGGCCGGTGGCGAGGAGATCTTCCTGACGTTCGCCGGCGACATCCACTTCGAGGCCCATCTCGGGAGGCTCCTCCGCCGTCCGCGCGAAGGACTGGGACCCATCTCCCACACGCTGAGCGCCGCGGACATCACGATGGTCAACCTCGAGAGCTCCATCACCACGCGCGGCACCCCGGACCCGAAGCAGCTCGAGGACACCGACGACCGCTACTGGTTCCGCACGAGGTCGGCCGCGCTCGATCTGCTCGACCGCGCAGGCGTCGACGTGGTCGGTCTCGCCAACAACCACGCCGCGGACTACGGCGCGGTCGGCTTCGCCGACACGCTTCGAGCGGTGACCGAGAGCCCGGTTCCGGTCGTGGGTGTCGGGAAGGACCGAGAGGCCGCCTTCACGCCGCACCAGGTGACGGTCCGCGGCACCGACGTCGCCGTCTTCGCAGCGGACGCGTCCGCGCGGGAGGGCACGAGCTCGCGCTGGGCGGCCGGCCGTACAACTCCCGGCATCGCATCCGCTCGCGACACCCGCACGGGCGCACTGCTCGACGCGGTGCGCGCGGCGGCGGACCGGGACGAGCTGGTCGTCGTCTACGTGCACTGGGGCACCGAGTACGACCCCTGCCCGAACGCCGGACAGCGCACCCTCGCCCGCGACCTCGCAGATGCCGGCGCTGACGTGGTCGTCGGCAGCCATCCTCACGTGCTGCAGGGTGCCGGATGGCTCGGCGACACCTACGTCGCCTACGGACTCGGCAACTTCGTCTGGTACCACAACAGCCAGGCTGAGACCGGGGCGCTCAGGCTGCGCGTGGCCGACGGCCGAGTCATCGCAGACACCTGGCTCCCCGCGCGGATCCGGGAGGACGGGCTGCCGCGGCGCGTGGTCGGCGACGCCGCCGCCGATGCGCGGCAGCAGTGGGGAACGCTTCGCGCGTGCACCGGCCTGTCCGCACGACCGGCGGAGTCCGCCGGAGTCGACGCGCCGTCCGGGTCAGCGTCGGCGTACGCCTTCTCGGTCCGGAGGATCGGCCCGGTGCTGCGTGCCGAGATGGCATCCAGCCACGGACCGGGGTGCCCCGTCCCGTGGCGCGACCTGCGGCGCGTGCGCCTCACCTACGTCGGCTTCGACGGACGCGACCACCGCGGAGCGGTGGTCGTCCACGAGCGATACGTGACGGACGTGGCCACCGTCTTCCGCCGCCTGTACGACGCGCGCTGGCCGATCCGCCAGATGCGACCGGTGAGCGACTTCGGAGGTGACGACGACCGCTCGATGGCCGCCGACAACACCTCGGCGTTCAACTGCCGCACCGTCGCCGGCCAGGAGCACTGGTCGGCACATGCCTACGGCGCCGCGGTCGACATCAACCCGGTGGAGAACCCGTACGTCGTCGAGGGGTCAGTGCAGCCGCCCTCGGGTCGCCGGTTCGCCGCCCTCGACCGCTCCCCCGGCTCCCCGGCACTGCCGGGCGTGATCGTCGCCGACGACGTCGTCGTCGAGGCGTTCCGGGAGATCGGCTGGGAGTGGGGCGGCAGGTGGGCAGCGCCGGACTACCAGCACTTCTACGCCCCCTAG
- a CDS encoding NAD-dependent epimerase/dehydratase family protein, translating to MTGTKLVMGASGFLGSHVTRKLVDRGDDVRVWIRESSSTVAFDDLQVERRYGDLGDQVALREAMRGAETVFYCIVDTRAWLRDPTPLFATNVEALRGVLDVAVEVGVPKFVFCSTVGTIGIAEDGPAHEELPHNWRHLGGPYIESRLQAEELVLACQRDRGLPAVVLNVGTTYGPRDHVPTPHGKLVRAAARGKMPAYVRGASMEVVGVEDAATAFLLAEETGRIGERYIVSESYLPIKELFAIAADEGGVRPPRIGIPMPVMRVIGAVGGAVSRLRGTDSVVTPTSVRLMHIQSALEHSKATRELGWVPAPTEQAIRAGVRWFLDEDRGTSA from the coding sequence GTGACCGGGACCAAGCTCGTGATGGGGGCCAGCGGCTTCCTCGGGTCGCACGTGACCCGGAAGCTGGTCGACCGCGGCGACGACGTGCGGGTGTGGATCAGGGAGTCCAGCTCGACGGTGGCGTTCGACGACCTCCAGGTCGAGCGGCGGTACGGCGACCTCGGCGACCAGGTCGCGCTCCGAGAGGCGATGCGGGGAGCCGAGACCGTCTTCTACTGCATCGTCGACACCCGGGCGTGGCTCCGCGACCCCACGCCGCTCTTCGCGACCAACGTGGAAGCGTTGCGCGGCGTTCTCGACGTCGCGGTTGAAGTCGGGGTGCCGAAGTTCGTGTTCTGCAGCACCGTCGGCACGATCGGGATCGCCGAGGACGGGCCGGCCCACGAGGAGCTGCCGCACAACTGGCGCCACCTCGGTGGGCCCTACATCGAGTCCCGGCTCCAGGCCGAGGAGCTGGTCCTGGCCTGCCAGCGCGACCGCGGGCTGCCGGCCGTCGTGCTCAACGTCGGCACCACGTACGGCCCCCGCGACCACGTGCCGACCCCGCACGGCAAGCTCGTCCGGGCGGCCGCGCGCGGCAAGATGCCGGCCTACGTCCGCGGGGCCTCGATGGAGGTCGTCGGTGTCGAGGACGCGGCGACCGCGTTCCTCCTGGCCGAGGAGACGGGCAGGATCGGCGAGCGCTACATCGTCTCGGAGTCCTACCTGCCCATCAAGGAGCTCTTCGCCATCGCCGCCGACGAGGGAGGCGTGAGGCCGCCACGCATCGGCATCCCGATGCCGGTGATGAGGGTGATCGGCGCGGTCGGCGGCGCCGTCTCGAGGTTGCGCGGGACGGACTCGGTCGTCACCCCGACCAGCGTCCGGTTGATGCACATCCAGTCGGCGCTCGAGCACTCCAAGGCCACCCGCGAGCTCGGCTGGGTGCCGGCACCGACGGAGCAGGCGATCCGCGCGGGCGTGCGCTGGTTCCTCGACGAGGACCGGGGTACGTCCGCCTAG
- a CDS encoding cupin domain-containing protein has translation MRSHRDETTEGLEWGDLLIEFETFPAGLDTAPLLRGLPGDACPCPHWGYVFSGSFVVRYDDREEIISAGDAFYLEPGHVPVFLEETEMFEASPAQELRAVMEIVTKNASELEDVTWR, from the coding sequence ATGCGATCACACCGTGACGAGACGACCGAGGGCCTCGAGTGGGGGGACCTCCTCATCGAGTTCGAGACCTTCCCCGCCGGACTCGACACCGCTCCACTGCTGCGCGGCCTGCCGGGCGACGCGTGCCCGTGCCCGCACTGGGGATACGTCTTCAGCGGCAGCTTCGTCGTCAGATACGACGACCGTGAGGAGATCATCTCCGCCGGCGACGCGTTCTACCTGGAGCCCGGGCACGTCCCGGTCTTCCTGGAGGAGACCGAGATGTTCGAGGCCAGCCCCGCCCAGGAGCTGCGGGCCGTGATGGAGATCGTCACGAAGAACGCCTCGGAGCTGGAAGACGTGACGTGGCGCTGA
- a CDS encoding AfsR/SARP family transcriptional regulator: MTVRIYLTSRVRVENGDLLLDESALPGRQGRLVLAYLVAERTRPVSRDELGLELWGDEVPDAWEKGLMAIISKLRAALRSVGLPGDTLQTAFGCYQMMLPHDTWVDIEDAATAVHAAEVAIAADRPLDGYGWAYVAYHIGRRPFLLGEDGPWASRRRAALREVYLRALECAIVCDAANGDLAEAIQAAEDLIALEPVRESAYQRLMCALAETGNRAEAIKVYERCRRVLDEELGVPPSAQTRAVYESLILG, translated from the coding sequence GTGACGGTGCGCATCTACCTCACGTCCCGGGTGCGGGTCGAGAACGGCGACCTGCTCCTCGACGAGAGCGCCCTGCCGGGCCGACAGGGCCGGTTGGTGCTGGCCTATCTCGTGGCCGAACGCACCAGACCCGTCTCCCGCGACGAGCTCGGCCTGGAGCTGTGGGGCGACGAGGTGCCGGACGCCTGGGAGAAGGGGCTGATGGCCATCATCAGCAAGCTGCGGGCGGCCCTGAGGTCTGTCGGCCTCCCGGGGGACACGCTGCAGACGGCGTTCGGCTGCTACCAGATGATGCTGCCGCACGACACCTGGGTCGACATCGAGGATGCGGCGACCGCCGTGCACGCCGCAGAGGTCGCGATCGCGGCCGACCGGCCGCTCGACGGCTATGGCTGGGCCTACGTCGCCTACCACATCGGCCGCCGGCCGTTCCTTCTCGGCGAGGACGGGCCCTGGGCCTCGCGCCGCCGCGCCGCACTGCGGGAGGTGTACCTCCGCGCCCTTGAGTGCGCCATCGTCTGCGATGCCGCCAACGGCGACCTCGCCGAGGCGATCCAGGCCGCCGAGGACCTGATCGCATTGGAGCCGGTCCGCGAGTCGGCGTACCAACGCCTGATGTGCGCGCTCGCCGAAACCGGCAACCGGGCAGAGGCGATCAAGGTCTACGAACGGTGCCGTCGGGTGCTCGACGAGGAGCTGGGCGTTCCGCCCTCCGCCCAGACCCGCGCCGTCTACGAGTCGTTGATCCTGGGATGA
- a CDS encoding PEP-utilizing enzyme has translation MTRIGQVAFLEGFPRGFSEGTAKYGVLLDHLRPGFSQSFLYNQPAAVGAPAGAMGPPPKPVLQVVSRLHPEMRRRHKAAAAAIAGKLWRQDLEEWDRVDKPAAIKAHQAIQAVDVETLTDLELADHVDLCAQHVIDHAYLHHKYTMTACLPVGDFLAGAIAWTGADVGELMGLLRGRSAISRGFASAELDAAAKALTASEFAQDVLAGPAAATDILAALSGHPDVGAEVTAYLDAVRWRSVGYDVGDQAAGELPEVLVESLRSTLAGSWTSAPDDDSALTALRERVPSEHRDDFDDRLAEVRRTYRIRDERGVFSDGWATGLARRAMLETGRRLLTTGKLEAAEHAVELDPSEARALLIGSGGPCAAEVADRFEWRTTTTTSEAPEFLGGTPAPPPPAEWLPAPARRTAVAINTFLGTLFGVPDTPNTATVLTGLSVNAGVYEGPARLVDSSADFGRIKQGDVLVTRMTSPYFNVVLPMLGAIVTDRGGQLCHAAIVAREYGIPGIVGTRDATKTIPDGARVRVDGSTGEVRLLE, from the coding sequence GTGACGCGCATCGGCCAAGTAGCGTTCCTGGAGGGCTTCCCCCGGGGCTTCTCCGAAGGCACCGCCAAGTACGGCGTCCTGCTCGACCACCTGAGGCCAGGGTTCTCGCAGTCCTTCCTCTACAACCAACCGGCCGCGGTCGGCGCCCCTGCGGGCGCGATGGGACCACCGCCCAAGCCGGTGCTGCAGGTGGTCAGCCGGCTGCACCCTGAGATGCGCAGGCGGCACAAGGCAGCGGCGGCGGCGATCGCGGGAAAGCTGTGGCGCCAGGACCTCGAGGAGTGGGACCGGGTCGACAAGCCGGCCGCCATCAAGGCACATCAGGCGATCCAGGCCGTGGACGTCGAAACGTTGACGGACCTGGAGCTGGCCGACCACGTCGACCTGTGCGCGCAGCACGTCATCGACCACGCCTACCTGCACCACAAGTACACGATGACCGCGTGCCTGCCGGTCGGCGACTTCCTCGCCGGCGCGATCGCCTGGACCGGCGCAGACGTCGGCGAGCTGATGGGTCTCCTCCGGGGCCGCTCGGCGATCTCGCGCGGCTTCGCCTCCGCGGAGCTGGATGCCGCGGCCAAGGCGCTGACCGCGTCCGAGTTCGCGCAGGACGTCCTGGCCGGTCCTGCGGCGGCGACCGACATTCTCGCCGCTCTCAGTGGCCACCCGGACGTCGGCGCCGAGGTGACGGCGTACCTCGACGCCGTCCGCTGGCGCAGCGTCGGGTACGACGTCGGCGACCAAGCGGCCGGGGAGCTGCCCGAGGTGCTGGTCGAGTCCCTGCGCAGCACCCTGGCGGGGAGCTGGACCTCGGCTCCGGACGACGACTCGGCGTTGACCGCCCTGCGGGAGCGGGTCCCGTCCGAGCACCGTGACGACTTCGACGACCGGCTCGCCGAGGTCAGGCGTACCTATCGGATCCGCGACGAGCGCGGGGTGTTCTCCGACGGCTGGGCGACCGGACTGGCGCGACGGGCGATGCTCGAGACAGGTCGGCGGCTCCTCACGACCGGCAAGCTCGAGGCCGCGGAGCACGCGGTCGAGCTCGACCCGTCGGAGGCCAGAGCGCTGCTGATCGGCAGCGGCGGTCCCTGCGCTGCCGAGGTTGCTGACCGGTTCGAGTGGCGCACTACGACGACGACCAGCGAGGCGCCCGAATTCCTGGGAGGAACACCGGCGCCTCCGCCGCCGGCCGAGTGGCTACCTGCGCCCGCCCGACGGACGGCCGTTGCGATCAACACGTTCCTCGGGACCCTCTTCGGCGTCCCCGACACACCCAACACCGCGACGGTGCTCACCGGTCTCTCGGTCAACGCCGGGGTCTACGAGGGCCCGGCCAGGCTGGTCGACAGCTCCGCGGACTTCGGCCGGATCAAGCAGGGCGACGTGCTGGTCACCCGGATGACCTCGCCCTACTTCAACGTGGTGCTCCCGATGCTCGGCGCGATCGTCACCGACCGCGGGGGACAGCTCTGCCACGCCGCGATCGTCGCCCGGGAGTACGGGATCCCCGGCATCGTCGGGACCCGCGACGCGACGAAGACGATCCCGGACGGTGCCCGGGTGCGGGTCGACGGCTCCACCGGCGAAGTGCGGCTGCTGGAGTGA
- a CDS encoding MFS transporter produces the protein MADPARSASSTASRGLAGALLAASLMPLNSTMIAVAVPSIARTVDHDPADVTQALVATYLIAAIALQGPGGKLGDRLGHWRVCTLGQLVIGLGAVVGFVAPNLPVLAGSRLLMATGGALAVPATVALLRIELSPERRGRAFGMFGAIMASAAALGPIIGGILVDAFGWEAVFVANLPVLVVAALLMAGVDRGRDARPAAAFDWPGSLLLTGALALLVVGAQRTDRIAAWLVAGGLLVLLAFVARERRAPDPVIAFEIFRARAFTAGTLLICLQNLVMYALLFELPLVLVRLFDVSAGETGRLLIFLMVAMVLMSLVAGRLTEHLGPRTLAVAGSLVCLGGMVILLTGDLDAAGEVRLPLTLLGIGLGLCGPAAQSASLSAIARDQSGMAAGVSSTMRYLGGVTGIALLGRLLDVQGSDAAVHTSHHTVTAVFTGVLIVGLGCAALLPGRRVTTTEERARTEA, from the coding sequence ATGGCTGATCCGGCGCGGTCGGCCTCCTCGACCGCATCCCGCGGGCTGGCCGGTGCACTGCTGGCGGCCTCGCTGATGCCGCTGAACTCGACGATGATCGCGGTCGCGGTCCCTTCGATCGCTCGAACGGTCGACCACGACCCGGCTGACGTGACGCAGGCCCTGGTCGCGACGTACCTGATCGCAGCGATCGCCCTGCAGGGTCCGGGAGGGAAGCTCGGTGATCGGCTCGGCCATTGGCGGGTCTGCACCCTCGGTCAGCTCGTCATCGGTCTCGGAGCCGTGGTGGGCTTCGTCGCCCCCAACCTGCCGGTCCTTGCCGGCTCCCGGCTGCTGATGGCGACCGGCGGCGCCCTCGCGGTGCCGGCCACGGTCGCGCTGCTGCGGATCGAGCTGTCACCCGAGCGAAGGGGACGGGCGTTCGGGATGTTCGGGGCGATCATGGCGTCCGCGGCCGCTCTCGGACCGATCATCGGCGGGATCCTGGTCGACGCGTTCGGCTGGGAGGCGGTCTTCGTCGCGAACCTGCCGGTCCTGGTGGTCGCGGCGCTCCTGATGGCTGGCGTCGACCGCGGCCGCGACGCCCGGCCTGCCGCCGCGTTCGACTGGCCGGGGTCGCTGCTGCTCACCGGGGCTCTGGCGTTGCTGGTCGTCGGCGCCCAACGCACCGATCGGATCGCCGCGTGGCTCGTCGCCGGAGGACTGTTGGTGCTGCTTGCGTTCGTCGCGCGGGAGCGGCGCGCACCCGACCCCGTGATCGCGTTCGAGATCTTCCGTGCGCGCGCGTTCACGGCCGGCACCCTGCTCATCTGCCTGCAGAACCTCGTCATGTATGCGCTCCTCTTCGAGCTCCCCCTCGTGCTCGTGCGGCTGTTCGACGTCAGCGCCGGCGAGACCGGCCGGCTGCTGATCTTCCTGATGGTCGCCATGGTGCTGATGTCGCTGGTCGCCGGGCGGCTGACCGAGCACCTCGGCCCGCGCACTCTGGCGGTGGCCGGCTCGCTGGTCTGCCTCGGCGGGATGGTGATCCTGCTGACCGGAGATCTCGACGCCGCCGGTGAGGTGCGGCTGCCGTTGACCCTGCTCGGCATCGGGCTCGGTCTGTGCGGGCCGGCCGCACAGTCGGCGTCGCTGTCGGCGATCGCCCGGGACCAGAGCGGGATGGCGGCCGGGGTCAGCTCGACGATGCGCTACCTGGGGGGTGTGACCGGCATCGCCCTGCTCGGGCGCCTCCTCGACGTGCAGGGCAGTGATGCCGCCGTGCACACCTCCCACCACACGGTCACGGCTGTGTTCACCGGCGTCCTGATCGTGGGGCTCGGCTGCGCGGCTCTGCTTCCCGGACGTCGAGTGACGACGACCGAGGAGCGGGCCCGCACAGAAGCTTGA
- a CDS encoding DUF1059 domain-containing protein, whose product MTKVIKCDCGFVVRGADDDELAQAAQTHAREVHSIDITVEQALAMAEPE is encoded by the coding sequence ATGACCAAGGTGATCAAGTGCGACTGCGGCTTCGTGGTGCGCGGAGCCGACGACGACGAGCTCGCCCAGGCGGCTCAGACCCACGCCCGGGAGGTGCACTCCATCGACATCACCGTCGAGCAGGCCCTCGCGATGGCCGAGCCCGAGTGA
- a CDS encoding PEP/pyruvate-binding domain-containing protein, with protein sequence MSQEPRTQALTPLDGAADEGVFGGKAVQLAAALRAGLPVPGGFALGWDVARAVRAGELDLDPLLVGLAPGPWAVRSSAIGEDSAGASFAGTHLSVLGVVGAAAVGDAVRRVHDSAHDPAAIAYREQHGLDPAPRMAVVLQEMVASDVAGVLFTRHPVTGARERLIEASWGLGEVVVSGQVTPDQYRLSPDGLLLECSTGEKDIALRLGPDGRVAEQVVAPHLVGARCLDDARLEALHRLASACDGVFGVEDHDIEFAFAGERLFLLQRRPITHG encoded by the coding sequence GTGAGCCAAGAGCCGCGCACGCAGGCCCTGACCCCGTTGGACGGCGCGGCGGACGAGGGCGTCTTCGGCGGCAAGGCCGTACAGCTCGCCGCCGCTCTCCGTGCCGGCCTGCCGGTGCCGGGCGGGTTCGCGCTCGGCTGGGACGTCGCGCGGGCGGTGAGGGCCGGTGAGCTCGATCTCGACCCGTTGCTGGTCGGTCTGGCGCCCGGGCCGTGGGCGGTCCGCTCGAGCGCGATCGGTGAGGACTCCGCCGGCGCCTCGTTCGCGGGCACGCACCTGAGCGTGCTCGGCGTGGTGGGCGCGGCTGCCGTCGGCGATGCCGTGCGCCGCGTGCACGACTCGGCGCACGACCCGGCGGCCATCGCCTACCGGGAGCAGCACGGTCTCGACCCGGCGCCCCGGATGGCGGTCGTCCTCCAGGAGATGGTCGCCTCCGACGTCGCAGGAGTGCTGTTCACCCGGCACCCGGTCACGGGAGCGCGGGAGCGGTTGATCGAGGCGAGCTGGGGCCTCGGCGAGGTCGTGGTCAGCGGCCAGGTGACGCCGGACCAGTACCGCCTGTCGCCTGACGGCCTCCTTCTGGAGTGCTCCACCGGCGAGAAGGACATCGCGTTGCGGCTCGGGCCTGACGGTCGGGTCGCGGAGCAGGTGGTGGCCCCCCACCTCGTCGGAGCCCGGTGCCTGGACGATGCCAGGCTGGAGGCGCTGCACCGCCTCGCGTCGGCATGCGACGGGGTGTTCGGCGTGGAAGACCACGACATCGAGTTCGCGTTCGCCGGGGAGCGCCTCTTCCTGCTGCAACGACGCCCGATCACGCATGGCTGA